TGCGGACACAGCCGAAAATGGCCGAATTAACCAATAAGTTTACGGTAGATGTAACGAAAAAAAGCCATTTCTGGTTGGCCAGCGCGGGAGTGGGTCTGATCACCGGCGGTTTGTCCGGTCTCTGCGGAATTGGGGCAGCGCCGATGATTCAGTTCGGACTGTTGGCTGTCCTGGGCTTGCCTCTGCGGCAAGCGGTCGGAACTACATCCGTAGTGATTCTGCCAATTGCAGTATTCGGAGCGATCGGTTATCTGCAAGCCGGTTTTCTCGACTGGCTGCTGTTGCTGCAGATTCTGGTCGGCACGATGACAGGGTCCTTTATCGGAGCCAAATTTACGAAGCGGGCACCCGTTCTAATTTTGCGCTCTGTGGTAATCGGTATGCCGCTTGTGGCAGGTTTCCTGATGCTGGTGTAAACACGGCCCGAACTTGTATTTGATTCTTACGGTATGCGAAGCCCTTTTGGATAATGGTTTTTCAGTTGTCCGCCGCTCGCTTTGCCCCATCCTAACGGGAAGCGGTCGACGGTTACCAGCACCCAACCAGGATCCCCCTCATAGGGAAGCGTATCACCGTGCAGATAAGTTTCGATAAAGGCGCGATCATCCGGCTGGCGGCTGTCAAGATCGTATGTACGGCGGACTTCTTCTGCCCGCAGCGACAGGGCAAGGGCGTGTGACGGTTCAAACCGGTCTTTTTTGACGGTCCCTAAATGCCAGCCGGGCCGGATCACTTTTACCTTTTCCAAATTGGGCACCGATTCGGGCAGCAAATACAACTGGTCACCAAACAGAAACAGCCGCTCGAAACCTGCAGGCGGCATTTCGATGCGCAAATGTTCAGCGGAAAACTGTTGAAACAGGCGCCAAGCGACAGTTGTATCAGGACGGGCTTTCGGCTGTTTGTTTTTCTTCTGAGTTCTGGTTCCGCTTGAAAGGGGCGACTCACCGATCACCGTCTTTCGTCGCAACAATGCCAGGAAGTGGCCTTCTCCCCGCAAGCGGTGCGGCCACAAGCGGCAGCAGAAATGCAGGGGGAAATCGGCCTTGTTCGTCCCTGCAGCCCACTCCGTCCGTCCGGGCATAAAATAGGCTGCCTGCGGCACCGGAATCAGTTCGTAATCGGAATGCTCCCACAAGAAACGCAGGATTGTCTGCTCATTCTCTTCCGGTGAAAACGTGCAGGTGGAATATACCATCGTTCCTCCAGGTTTGAGCATGCCAGCCGCATAGCGAAGGATTTCATCCTGTCGGAGCGCGCATCGTTCCACGTTTTCCTGCGACCACTCTTCGACCGCCGTATCGTCTTTGCGAAACATTCCTTCTCCGGAACAGGGGGCATCCACAATCATTTTGTCAAAAAAAGCGGGAAATCGCTGGGCCAGCCGATCAGGCGGCTCGTTGGTCACAATCGCATTGCGAATTCCCATTCTCTCGATATTTTCCGATAAAATTTTGGCCCGTGCGGGGTGAATTTCGTTAGCGACAAGCAAACCTTGTCCCTGCAAGGCTTGTCCTGCTTGCGTCGCTTTGCCGCCCGGGGCTGCCGCCAAGTCCAGCACCCTGTCGCCCGGTTCGATCTGCAGCACTTCTGCAACCGCCATGGCGCTCGGTTCCTGTATGTAATAGACGCCTGCCGCATGGTACGGGTGTTTGCCGGGGCGAGACGATTCATCATAATAAAAACCGCTTTCACACCAAGCTACGGGTTCGACGGAAAAAGGGGAGCGGGCGGCAAATTGGTTGGCAGACAGTTTCAGCGTGTTCACGCGCAACCCGTGCAGGCGGGCCTGCTGATAGCTGGTGAGAAACGCATCTGCTTCTTCACCCAATAAATGGGACATTTTTTGTATAAACGATGCAGGTAATTGATTGGTCATAAGAACCCCCGTGTGCGTTCAATCTAGGGAAAACAGGTGCAGTCGTCCTCCAAACATGGCCTGTCCAGGATGTTATTATACCGGATTTTTCAAAAAGAAGCCGCCTCCTGTGTGGGGGCGGCTTTCGTACATTCCTGTTACTTCACCAGTTGTTTCGCCTTTTCCGCGAATGTGGTATTGACCAGTTTATCGTAAGGGGCAGCAGCTTTCAGTTCGCCTGCCTGCTGGATAATCGTCTGCAGATTATCCCATTCTTCTTTGTCGATGATCGGGTCTTTTGCCCAGGCATCCGCTTTTTTGTAGCGGTCTGCCACCATGGTCAAAATGTCCTTTCTGACATCAGGGAAATAGGCGGCGATCATGTCTGCAATTTCAGCGCCGCTTGCGCTTTGAATCCAGTTTTGTGCTTTCTGGACGGCGTTTGTAAACTTCTGGATCGTTTCCGCATTTTTTTGCATATAGGTTTGTTTTGCCATAAACACGGTATAGGGAAGCTTGCCGCTGTCTTCGCCAAAATAGGCCACTACATATCCCTGCCCCTGTTTCTCCAGGATCGAGGCGGCCGGTTCGAACGCTTGATAAAAATCGCCCGTGCCGGAAGCAAAAGCACTGGTTTGCGTGTCAAACGAGATGTTTTGAATGATCTGGTTATCTGTTTTAGGGTTGATCTGATGTTTACGCTGCACGAATTCACTTACCATTTCCGGCATCGAACCGGAACGTGAGCCAATCAGGGATTTGCCTTTTAGCAGCGACCAGTCAAATTTGTCGATTTTCTGGCGGGCTACCAGGAAGGAGCCGTCTCGTTGCGTGACTTGCGCAAAATTGACGACCGGATCGGGCGACCCCTGCTGGTTGACAAAGATGGTGGTCTCCGCACCGACCAACCCGATGTCTGTCTGATCGGACAACAGGGCGGTCATCACTTTGTCACCGCCCCACGCGGTGGTCAGTTCAACATCCAGTCCCTGTTCCTTAAAAAACCCTTTCTGCAATGCCACATACTGCGGTGCGTAAAAAACGGAACGGATCACTTCGCTCACTCGAACTTTTGTCGAATTGGCTGCAGGGTTACTGTCCGATGGTGTATTTGACGTCTGTTTGGTGCCGCCGCAGCCGACCGAGAACAACAGGATACCGGCCAAAACCAGTCCGGCAAAGGACTTCCATTTCATTTCTCCTTGACCTCCTTTACGGCTCATGATTTACATCCTATGCGTCCGCCCGGTTTTGGTGAAAATTGTTCATAAAGTCTTAAAAACAGCCTTTTCAGAACAAGTTTCGAATTTTGATGAATTAGTGGTATAATAATTCGGAATGAGAACGGAGGTGTCAACATGGTGATCCTCGCAATCGGATTAAACTACCGTACGGCTCCTGTCGAGGTCCGTGAACGGTTTAGCGTGTCTGACCAGGTTTTGAACGGCGCGCTGCACCAGTTGGCCATGTCTGACAGTTTGGCGGAGACAGTGCTTGTTTCTACCTGTAACCGGACGGAAGTCTATGTGGTAACAGATCAGGTGGAGGCGGCCAAGGCAACCATATTTAATTTTCTGGCAGACGCCTCAGGGATAGACCGCGAGGTCTTTTTGCCATACCTTTATATATACAGCATGGATGATGCGGTTCGTCATCTGTTCCGTGTGGCGTGTGGGCTGGATTCGATGGTGCTTGGCGAAACGCAGATTTTGGGCCAGGTGCGGGACGCCTTTCTGCGGGCGCAGGAATCAGGTGTAACAGGGCCGATTTTTAACAATTTGTTTAAGCGTACGGTAACGCTGGCCAAACAGGCCCATTCAGAGACGGAAATCGGCCGTCATGCGGTGTCGGTGTCCTATGCGGCTGTGGAACTGGCGAAAAAAATATTCGAAGAGCTCAACAATAAAACGGTGCTGATTGTCGGAGCCGGAGAAATGAGCGAATTAACGGCAAAGCATCTGTATGCATCGGGTGCGCGCCGGGTGCTGGTCGTCAACCGCACGTTCGAGCGGGCGAAAGAGCTGGCTGACAAATTTGAAGGCCATGCGCTGGAACTGAAATCGATCGACCTGGCGCTGAAAGAAGCGGATATTGTCATTTCGTCGACAGGCGCGGAAGGATATGTCATCAGCAAACTGCAGGTGTCCAATGCCATGAAGCAGCGCCGCTACCGCCCTTTGTTTCTGATCGATATTGCGGTGCCGCGCGATTTGGACCCGTCCATTAATAAATTGGAAAATGTGTTTTTGTATGACATAGATGATTTGCAAGGCGTTATCGCCGCGAATTTTGCCGAACGGAAAAAAGAAGCCGCCAAAATTGAAGGGTTTCTGGAACTGGAACTGGTGGCTTTTAAACAATGGCAGACGGAACGGGCGGCGATTCCGCTGATTTCCGCTTTGCAGAAGAAAGCGGGCGGCATTCGGCAGGAGATTATGGAGAGTTTGCAAAACAAGCTGCCGAACCTGTCTGAACGGGAATTGAAGCAGTTGGAAAAACACACGTCAAGCATTGTGAATCAAATGCTGCGGGAACCGATCCAACAGTTGAAAGAAATGGCAAAAGAGCCACAGGCGGAACAGTATCTGTCTCTTTTCTCCCGGATATTTGGCATCCCTTCCGTGACAGACTCGGCACGCAGGGTGGAAGCGGCGGGGCGGACAGGGGAACCGGCAAGCGACCGGACAAGGGAATCGGCAAATGAACCGGTAAGCGAATCGGCAGACAAAACAGGCCGCTCGCAACCGGTCGTTCGGCATTCTGCCGCTGTCCCGCATACAGCCGTATTTGATGATGGCGGCCGATCGGATCATGCGGACGGCCAGAAAGTTACGGTAGAAGCCCAATGGTTGGGTGGATTGACGCGGTGAAGGGGGGCTTCAGGTGAACGGAAGTGTCCTTTTGTATGATCTGATGACGTTTATTTATGCAATTTCGGTATTTTTGTATTTCATTGATTTTATTCAGCCAAACCGGAAAGTGAACCGTACAGCCCTTGTGCTGCTGCTCGGCGTGTGGGTAATTCAGACGGTCTTCTTTGTGCTTCGCATGATGGAGCTTAATTACGTGCCGGTGTTGACCACGTTTGAAACGATGATTTACTTCTCGTGGGTGTTGATCCTATTCTCGCTGGTGATTAACTTTTTTTATAAAATCGATCTGTTTACATTCTTCACAAATGTAATCGGGTTTGCCGTTGTAGCGTTTGTCACGTTCAGCGATAAAGGGGCAGCGCAACTGTCAGCCTCCTTGCAGGGAGATTTGCTGATTCTGCATGTTACAATGGCATTGTTAAGCTATGCCTGCTTCCTGCTGGCGACCATTTTTTCGATTATGTATTTGATTCAGGAAAAGTTGCTGAAAGAAAAAAGATGGAACGACCTGTTTCGCCGTTTGCCGGCACTTGATCAACTCGAGCAGTTTTCCTATCGGCTGATCGTATTTGGCTTTCCGTTGCTTTTGATCGCTGTGATCCTGGGGGCGATCTGGTATAACGCCCGTTTTAACTCGGTGTTGATTCTCGATCCGAAACCGGTTGTATCGCTTGCTCTGTTGATCCTGTACGGGATTTACCTGTATTTGCGCGTTTCGGCCGGGTGGTTGGGCAGAAAACTGGCGTGGATCAACATTTCGGCGTTTGTGGGTGTGATCGTGAATTATCTGGTAGTCGGTCAGTTTTTCTCGCATTTCCATAATTGGTAAGAAAAAGCGGTGACAGAATGGGAAAAAATTGGTTTGGTGCCTTCCTCGATATGTCCGGGCAGCTTTGTGTAGTGATAGGCGGCGGTCAAGTGGCGGAACGGCGCGTGCAATCTGTCCTCGTCCGCAACGCGAAGGTGAGGGTAGTTTCTCCCAATTTGACGGAAAAATTAACCGTGTTGGCAGAACGAGGGCAGATTGAACATATCCACCGTTCCTTTCAACCGGGGGATACACGGGGTGCGTTTCTGACAATTGCAGCCACCAATTCGTCCTCTGTGAATCGACAAGCGATCACAGAGGCGAGATCGGAGGGACGGTTGGCAAATGGGGTTCATGCGGCGGACGAGGGAAATCTCCTGTTTCCGGCCGTTCTGGAAAGAGGTCCGCTGCAGGTGGCGATTACCACCTCCGGGTTGGGGCCGGCGCTGGCTCGCCTGATTCGGGAGGAGTTGGAATCCTATTTTGGCGATGAATATGGAACGTATTTGGATAAATTGGCTTCTGTTCGGGAGAGGTTGCTGCAAACGATTGACGAGGAACCAATCCGAACGGAGATACTGCGGCAAATTGTCCGGTCTGATGTACGGGAATTGTTGCGCGAGAGGAATGCGGCGGAAGCGGACCGCATCATTCAATTGATCATCGAGGGGCGGGAAAAGCAATGAGGCATTTGATCGTGGGTACAAGACAAAGTTCCCTGGCACTGACACAGACAAATTGGGTATGTTCGCAGTTGGCCGAATTCGATCCGGATGTAAAAATCGAGACCGAACATATCGTGACTCGAGGCGACCGGATTTTGAACGTGACATTGTCAAAAGTAGGCGGCAAGGGGCTTTTCGTAAAAGAGATCGAACAGGCCCTGTTTGACAAAAAAATCGATTTTGCCGTCCACAGCATGAAGGACATGCCCGCAGTCATCCCGCCGGGATTGGTGATTGCAGCGGTGCCGGAGCGGGAAGATCCACGTGACGTGCTGGTTAGCCGCGACGGCCGGAATTTTACGGAACTGCCGAAGGGAGCCAAAATCGGCACCAGTTCGCTGCGGCGGTCTGCGCAGCTGCAGGCAGCCAGACCTGATCTCGAAATCGTACCCCTGCGGGGAAACATCGATACCCGTCTGCGAAAGTTGGAGGAAGATGGGCTGGATGCGATTGTGCTGGCAGCCGCTGGACTATCCCGGATGGGATGGCTGAACCGGGCGACGGAACGGCTTTCGGTCGACATTTGCATTCCGGCGGTTGGCCAGGGAGCGTTGGCGATCCAATGCCGGGAAGATGATCAGGAAGTGATCGACTTTTTGGCACAGATGGACCACCCTGTGACCCGCCTGGAAGTGACGGCGGAACGAGCATTTCTGGACCGGATGAACGGGGGCTGTCAGGTGCCGATCGGAGGTTACGCGGAACAAATGGACGATTGGTTGTCTTTGCGGGGCTTTGTTGGTTTGCCGGACGGTTCCGTCCTGTTAAAAGAGTTTGCGGAAGGCAAACAGCCGCGTGAATTGGGCATCCAGGTGGCAGAAAAATTGATCGAAAAAGGGGCTCGCGAGATTCTGGATATGTTTGGCGAGGAGCAAAATTCGTAATGGCTGGCGGCAAGGTCTATCTGGTCGGCGCCGGGCCCGGCGACCCGAATCTGATTACCGTTAAAGGATTGCAGGCGATTCAGGCGGCCGATGTGATCGTTTATGATCGGCTGGTATCACCCCGCTTGCTGGCAATGGCTCCTGCCGAAGCGGAACGGATTGATGTGGGAAAGTCGCCTGCTGCCGCAAAAATTCCGCAGGAACAGATCAACCTGCTTTTGGCGGAAAAGGCGAAGCAGGGTAAGACAGTGGTCCGCTTAAAAGGGGGCGACCCGGCCGTTTTCGGGCGTGTTGGCGAGGAAATGGCGACACTGGCGGAACACGGTGTAGAATATGAGGTAATCCCCGGTATCTCTTCCGCGATCGGCGTGCCGATCCATGCGGGAATTCCGGTTACATATCGTGGCATAGCCGCTTCTTTTGCTGTAGTAACGGCGCATGACGCTGCGGACGATGATCACTCCGGGATTCATTGGGAGCAGTTGGCAATGGCAGCCGATACGTTGATTTTTCTGATGGGGGTCGGTCGGCTGTCAGCTATTGCCGAACGATTGATGCGGTATGGCCGATCTCCGGAAACGCCGGCAGCCCTGATCCGTTGGGGTACATGGGCGGAACAGGAAACCATTGCGGGAACACTGGCTGACATTGCGGAGCGAGCCGCACAGGCGAATTTTCAAAATCCGGCCATTATCGTGGTAGGGAACGTGGTCCGTTTGCGTGACAAACTGGCCTGGATGGAAAAAAAACCGCTGTTCGGCAAGCGTGTTTTGGTTACCCGAGCACGCTCTCAGGCTGGCGAATTGGCTTCCAAAATCGAGCAATTGGGCGGCGAGGTGTATGAGTTTCCAGTTATTCGTTTGGCGCCGCCAACCGATTGGCAGCCGGTTGATCAGGCGTTAAGCCGTCTGGAATCGTTTGATTGGCTGATCTTTACGTCTGTCAACGGTGTTGAGTTTTTCTTCGGCAGAATGCGGGAAACCGCTATCGATATCCGCCGACTGCGGGGCAAAATAGCGGCGGTGGGATCGGTTACCGAGCAGGCGCTGCGGCAGCGGGGAATAATCCCCGATCTGATGCCCGATCAGTTTATTGCGGATGAGTTGTTGACCGTAATGCAAAACAAACTGCGGCCGGGAGACCGAATTCTGCTGCCGACGGCCGACATCGCAAGGAAAACGCTGCCTGACGGTTTGCGGCAACTGGGGGGCGAAGTGACCGAGATTGACGTATATCAGAACCAGGCTGTGGCGGACGATGCAGAAGCAGTGGCAGAGATGCTGGCAAATGGGCGCATTGATGTCCTGACATTCACCAGCTCTTCCACGGTTAAGAATTTTGTGAAAGCGATGCAGGGGCAGGATTTGCCCAAATTGCTGGCTCGCGTTCAGGTAGCTTCGATTGGTCCTGTGACAACCGAAACGGCTGCCAAATTGGGTGTTCGTGTAGATGTACAGGCAGAGCCGCACACGATCGACGGTTTGGTTGAGGCGATTGTGAATGGTTTTCGCTGGGCTTAGGAGACACGGTTACCGTCTGCACGCAGTAGATAAACAAATACGATAAGGAGTGACCCTTATGCAACTGCCAACCGGTTTTCAACGGCTCCGCCGTCTGAGAAGAACGGCGGGAATCCGCTCGATGGTACGGGAACATGTATTGAACACCAAAGATTTTATCTATCCGTTGTTTGCGGCACATGGCACCGGTGTCAAGGAAGAGATTGCTTCCATGCCGGGGGTGTACCATCTTTCGATTGAGTTGTTAAAGCGTGAAGTGGAGGAAATCTCAGAATTGGGCATTGAGTCGGTCCTCCTGTTCGGGGTTCCCGCCCATAAGGATGAACACAGTTCGGAAGCGTATGCAGAGCAGGGCATTGTTCAGCAGGCGGTGCGAGCGGTCAAGGACGTCAATCCCGACATGACGGTGATAACAGACGTTTGTCTGTGTGCATACAACCCGGATGGACATTGCGGAATTGTCCGGGACGGGCAAATTGTGAATGACGACTCTCTCGTTTTGTTAGCCAAAACGGCTGTTTCACACGCGCATGCGGGTGCCGACATTGTAGCGCCGTCCGACATGATGGACGGTCGGATTGCCGCATTGCGCGCCGCGCTTGATCAGGCAGGTTTTCTCGATATTCCGATCATGTCCTACTCGGTGAAATATGCATCCGCGTTTTACGGACCGTTCCGGGATGCGGCTCACTCGGCTCCTTCATTTGGCGATCGCAAAACATATCAGATGGACCCGGCCAATTCGCGTGAGGCGATGCGGGAGTCGATGGCTGACGTGGAGGAAGGGGCCGATTTTCTGATGGTGAAACCGGCCATGGCGTATATGGATATTATTCGCCAGGTACGGGACAATTTCGATCTGCCGTTAGTGGCCTATAACGTATCGGGTGAGTATTCGATGCTGAAAGCGGCTGCCCAAAATGGCTGGATAGACGAACGGCAGGTTGTGCTCGAATTGTTGACCGGTTTTAAGCGTGCTGGCGCGGATCTGATTATTACCTACCACGCGAAAGAGGCGGCACAGTGGCTGCGGGGATAAAACCGATCGAAGGCGAAAGCAGAGGGGATCTCGATGCATAAAGGGTATGAAAAATCGCATGCTGCTTTTGAAGAAGCGAAAAAACTGATTCCAGGCGGCGTCAATTCACCTGTCCGCGCGTTTCGGGCGGTTGGCGGCGACCCCATTTTTATCGACCGGGGCGAAGCAAGCCGCGTATACGATATTGACGGCAATGCGTATATCGACTACGTGTTGTCCTGGGGGCCGCTGATTTTGGGGCACGCTCATCCGGAAGTCACGGAAGCGATCATCGATTTTACCAAAAAAGGGACTTCCTTCGGCGCACCTACCCTGTTGGAAACGGAAATAGCGCGTTTGGTGACGGAGATCGTTCCCTCCGTGGAAGTGGTGCGGATGGTCAATTCCGGAACGGAAGCGACAATGAGCGCCCTTCGGCTGGCACGCAGCTACACGAAACGCAACAAAATCGTCAAGTTTGAAGGATGTTATCACGGTCATGCGGATAGTCTGCTGATCAAAGCGGGATCAGGTGTTGCCACTCTGGGACTGCCCGATTCGCCCGGCGTACCGGAGTCGGTGGCGGCGCAAACGTTGACGGTTCCTTATAACGACATCGAGTCTTTGCAACTCGCCTTTGAAAAATTCGGCGAACAGATTGCCGGTGTCATCATTGAACCGATCGCTGGCAATATGGGGTGTATTTTGCCAAAACCAGGTTATTTGCAAGCTGTTCGGGAGATTACGGCACAATACGGGGCTCTGCTGATTTTTGATGAAGTGATGACCGGGTTTCGGGCGGCTTATGGCGGTGCACAGTCGCTCTATGGAATCACACCCGATTTGACGACTTTGGGAAAAGTGATAGGCGGCGGTTTGCCAGTGGGCGCTTACGGCGGAAAACGGGAAATTATGGAAATGGTGGCCCCGGCAGGACCGATGTACCAAGCAGGCACGTTGTCGGGAAATCCGCTTGCGATGATCGCGGGTTATACAACCTTGAAACTGTTGGGCCGGCCTGGCGTGTACGAGGAATTGGCAGCCAAGTCAAAACGCCTTACCGACGGATTGGCCGAAGTTACACGCGAACGGGGAATCCCGTCATATGCCGTTTATGCGGGAGGCATGTGGGGCTGCTTCTTTAATCAGCAGGCAGTTGTGGATTACGAGACGGCGAAGCGTTCTGATTTAGAGCGGTATGCCGCTTTTTTCCGGGGAATGTTGCAGCGCGGTGTGTATCTTGCCCCATCGCAACTGGAGGCCGGGTTTATGTCTCTGGCCCACTCCTATGCGGATATCGATCATACGGTGGAAATGGCGAGACAAGTATTGGCCGATATGTAAGTGTCACAACCCTCGAATGTGTCGGGGGTTTCTTTACTACACGGGGATGTTCTGTCGACCCGCAAATGAGAGGGGGATTGTCCGATGGAGGAACTTGTCACTGTCACCGTTTATAGGCCGCTGCCGGGAGCTGTGGTACCGATCGAACAGGTCCCTGACAAAGTGTTTGCTGACAAATTGTTAGGAGATGGCGTGGCCGTTCAGGCAGAGGACGGGTGTGTCCACTCCCCGGTCGAAGGGGAAGTCGTTCTGCTTTTTCCGACACTGCATGCGCTTGCGATCCGAACCGAACACGATCTGGAAATTATGATTCATATCGGCTTGGACACCGTGCATCTGCAGGGAGAAGGATTTACGGCACTTGTCAAAGTCGGTGATCGTGTGCAGATCGGACAGCCTTTGATCCGTTTCGATTTGCAGCAGGTGGCAAAAACCCACTCCCTGCTGACCCCGGTTCTGGTGGCCAATATGGAAAGAGTAGAGCGGATTGAGCAAGGAACGGGAGACGTATTGTTCCATGTCTTTGTAAAGCGGGAGCGAACTTTGCAGGGACTGCCGATTTCGGAAGGAATTGCGATGGGAACCGCCTTTGTAATTCGTCCCTCACACAATGTGAAACGCTATCTGGTTGACGATCCGGCTGCAGAAACAGAACGTTTTCGCAACGCGGTGCTAATGGCTAAGGAAGAAATGGGAAAACTGATCCAAACCGCCACTACGCGCCTGTCCGCACAAGAGATTGAGATCCTGTCTGCGCAGGAACTTTTGTTGGAAGATCCATTGCTGATGGATGAAGTGCTGCAGGGAATCTGTGAGCGGGGAACGAACGCCGAATGGTTGGTTTGGGATGTGATGCAGCATTGGATTCAGGAGTTTTTCGCCATGGAAGACCCCTATATGCGGGGGCGTGCCATCGATTTGATTGATGTGCGTGACCGTCTGTTGAAAGCGTTGGAAGGGCGAGCGCATACGATCGAGGATTTGATCGATGCGCCAGGTGTATTGGTGCTTGATGAAATACCTCCGAGCATTGCAGGGGAGCCCTATATTTCCTATATTCTCGGGATTGTCACTGTGCGCGGAAATGAGACAAGCCACGGCGCCATTATCGCCCGGTCACTAGGGATTCCGGTGGTGTCCGGATTGGGTGACGAGGTGCTGCAGATTGAACACGGCGATTTTTTGATTGTGGATGGTGTCAGCGGACAGGTGGTTCAACATCCGACGCAGGATTCACTTGATCATTTTCAGCAGAAACTGATCGATCAAATGGCGGCGGAAAAGGAACTGCTGATTTGGAAAGATCGGAAAGCGTTGACGAAAGACCAATTTCCTGTATCGATGGGTGCCAATATTGGCGGGTTGGAAGACACCAAACGGGTTCGTAAA
The sequence above is a segment of the Effusibacillus dendaii genome. Coding sequences within it:
- the hemL gene encoding glutamate-1-semialdehyde 2,1-aminomutase — protein: MHKGYEKSHAAFEEAKKLIPGGVNSPVRAFRAVGGDPIFIDRGEASRVYDIDGNAYIDYVLSWGPLILGHAHPEVTEAIIDFTKKGTSFGAPTLLETEIARLVTEIVPSVEVVRMVNSGTEATMSALRLARSYTKRNKIVKFEGCYHGHADSLLIKAGSGVATLGLPDSPGVPESVAAQTLTVPYNDIESLQLAFEKFGEQIAGVIIEPIAGNMGCILPKPGYLQAVREITAQYGALLIFDEVMTGFRAAYGGAQSLYGITPDLTTLGKVIGGGLPVGAYGGKREIMEMVAPAGPMYQAGTLSGNPLAMIAGYTTLKLLGRPGVYEELAAKSKRLTDGLAEVTRERGIPSYAVYAGGMWGCFFNQQAVVDYETAKRSDLERYAAFFRGMLQRGVYLAPSQLEAGFMSLAHSYADIDHTVEMARQVLADM
- the ptsP gene encoding phosphoenolpyruvate--protein phosphotransferase; the encoded protein is MEELVTVTVYRPLPGAVVPIEQVPDKVFADKLLGDGVAVQAEDGCVHSPVEGEVVLLFPTLHALAIRTEHDLEIMIHIGLDTVHLQGEGFTALVKVGDRVQIGQPLIRFDLQQVAKTHSLLTPVLVANMERVERIEQGTGDVLFHVFVKRERTLQGLPISEGIAMGTAFVIRPSHNVKRYLVDDPAAETERFRNAVLMAKEEMGKLIQTATTRLSAQEIEILSAQELLLEDPLLMDEVLQGICERGTNAEWLVWDVMQHWIQEFFAMEDPYMRGRAIDLIDVRDRLLKALEGRAHTIEDLIDAPGVLVLDEIPPSIAGEPYISYILGIVTVRGNETSHGAIIARSLGIPVVSGLGDEVLQIEHGDFLIVDGVSGQVVQHPTQDSLDHFQQKLIDQMAAEKELLIWKDRKALTKDQFPVSMGANIGGLEDTKRVRKYGADEIGLFRTEILFMSYQHWPTEDEQFTAYQRILQEMEGRPVIFRVLDIGGDKPLPYFSIEEQNPFLGYRGIRVLFDQKEKFRSQLRALYRASRFGPVKIMFPMIHSIEEWQEIQSICEEVRKETGVESVPLGLMVETPAAALLIDFFVEYVDFVSIGTNDLTQYTLAVDRQNDRVKELYDPFHPAVLRLIQYVVRAAKAKDRWVGVCGELAGDERMLPFWIGLGVNELSVNPSRILWLKKRISELTAEQAKLLVDRLQTARTRDEVIRVLQEHEHLLS